The genome window AGTCTGGCTGAGGTCTTGCTAAGTAGTTATTTGCAGGTTGAAGGGCAGAACACTTCACCGACTCATATTCATTCCTCAGTTGGTCATACATCTCATCAAGCTTCCTCTTCTGCCTAGAAAGGGGAAGGAATCCCTGAATCCTCGTATATATAGGATGGAACAGAATGTGTTCCTCTGAAGAATCAAGAGATACTGGCACATCGCTAACCTGGATTTCTCAGCAAATTTTTCTTGCAGCTCGTGCTTATCTCTGTTCAAGTTTTCATTCTCTTGCTCCAACAACTGACATCTTTTCGCCATCTTCTCAGCAAATCTTGTATGGATCAGCACCAATGAACCCCGTGGGCATTGGGATAGACATCAGCACCTGCACAAAAACCTGAATCAAATAAAAAACATCCCCACAAGAAGAAAGCCTAGAGATGGAGCCTTCGATCTGTTCCAAGAAAGCACCACCACCTCTGGGCTTCGACATCGTGCTATTTAGCGCCGGTGGGAGCGCCAGCTCCGGATTGGATCGAGAGGGAGAGTGCCGAGGCGAGGCGGAGTTGGGCGAGCATGTGCCTCGATAACGCGGGCACGGGGGGAGGCGTGGAGTGGGGTGGggccggagccggagccggagccagAGAAGAAGGCCAGCTCGTGCTGGCCAGCGAGATTCCCTCCCGGAGAGAGTGAGATGGGACGGGCGACGGTGGCGTCCGGGTCGGAGAAGGAGAGTGCTAAGGCAAGGTGGAGTTGGGCGGGCATGTGCCTCGACGACGTGGGCACAGGGGGAGGCGCAGAGTGGGGTGAGGTGGGGGCGAGGGCCAGAACCAGAGAAGAAGGCCAGCTCGTGCCGACCAGCGAGATGTCCTCCCGGAGAAAGGGAGATGAGACGGACGACGGTGGCGTCCGAGTCGGCTCTGGAGAGGATGCAGGAGCAGCACAGCGTTCCCCTTCGAGGACCTCCATCGCGCAGCGGCGCGTCAAGGGCCGAGTAGAGGGGCTCGCGACTCTGCGAGGCAGGCGGAGACCTGCGCGACGACGACGTCTGGATAGACGGGGTACGCAGGCGGAAACGCGATGGTGGGAGGGGGCGAGCGACGGGATGGGCGACCATCGCGTGGAGAGCGGGCGAAGTTTGGGGGCTTGGGcgcgctggtgatggctgcgggaTGCAGGGATGGGGCGGGCGCGGCGCGGCCGCGAGATTGGCGGGGGGAGGGTGAGGGCGGCGCCATGGATCCAGGCTTGGACTGCGCTGGTGACGGCtgcgagggtggggctggcgcggcTCGGCCGCGAGATTAGCGAGGGAGAGGGGACGACGAGGGCGGAGGCGGTCCGCTCGTGGGGACGCGTCCTCCACGCGTCACCACACGAGCCGGCTGAAGGGCGTGAAACGCGGAGAGCGTCCGAAACCCGAGCGCCTTTTAACAAGAAGTAATGACTTATAAGTCAGATCCAtagaaaaaatattacggagaataaatgtcacacatataaaaaggaatttaagttgaaaatattataaaaacaaaagaaattgcatgcaaggctcttctttaaatactactgcctccgtccaaaaatataatttcagtaatctcgttgataattatctactactacacattgtgcaagggtagcaggtgggatttgggagagatgtagtagatatttttactgtaacaaatattaacataaacacacatgtggtgtagtggtagctacgagcacatttgcttgagggGTCGCGGGTTTGAATCCCATTGAGGTCACATTTatgttttttaatttaattttagctaggcgtgggatgcacgtgggaatgagaatgagTTTTGTGGGAATGAGAATGGGCTTTGTGGGGAGGAGAAATGTGAACGGAATGGCAGCCGGGAGTGGGAATGTGAATGGAATGGCAGCCGGGAATGGGAATGGCTTTGCAGGGAGGGCGGAATGGGAATGGCAAAACACGAAATGACAACCTACCCCTtactgccttaataagtagtagatatTGTATCATGTAATCTCTTTAATCTCTTAATGGTCTAGAGAGGTAAAGGATGGTTCTTGTACATGTCAAGGATTCCGTCTCCTGGAGAGCTGTGTCTTCCCCCCACTGTCCAAATGCCAATCAGAGCACACCTCACTCCATGGTGGCATGTCCAGGCCACTGGCCGAAGAGTGTCAAGGGCATCGGGACCGAGGGTAGGAGGACCACGGCTCTGAAGATCGTAGCCGTCGTCCGTGTTGCCGACCGGGTTATGCCCCCAGGAACGGCGTTCTTCGTCAACGGGTTATGTCCCCTGTTGCcggcttgagagagagagagatggaaaaTGGGATAAATCTTTCTTTTTTTTGGAAAGCCCCTAATCACTTTCATTCCTTCTAAATCTAGCCAGAACTAATAAAGGAAATCCACCAATCACTTTTATTCCTTCTAAATCAAGCCAGGACTAATAAAGGGAAGCCATCAATCACTTTTATTCCTTCCAAATCAAGCCACTAGGCCTGGCTGCCTGCTGGATTGGGCGCTGCCTGCTGGATCAGGCGTTCTGCGTGCTCAGCCACGCGTCGTAcatcgcgtgccctgtgacgtcgTGTGTACGTATTTCCGTACATCACATCTCTCCCCTCCTCGAGaggcagctcgtcctcgagctgaaagaGTGGGTAGGAAGCGCGGAACGTGTCCAAATCCTCCCAGGTGGCCGATGCCGGAGAGGCTCCCTGCCAGTGAATGAGAACCTGCCGGACTCCTCGGAGCAGCCGCATCTTGACTGCTTGCTCTGGCTCTGGAATAATGGCGTCGTGGCAAACCGGAGGTAGAGCTGGAGGCTCTTGCGGGGGCGCGCCATGGAACTACTTGAGAAGCCCCACGTGGAAGACGTCGTGGAGGCGAGCTTGAGGAGGCAGGGCCAGACGGACAGCCACGGCGTTGATGCGCTCAACGACGCGGTAAGGGCCGTAGAACCGCGGCTTCAGCTTGCCAGCCGACGAGTCGGGCATGGATGCAGTTGGGCGCTGGTGTAGACGCAGCAGCACCCACTCGCCCACCTGTACGTCGAGGTCACGGTGTAGACGATCATAGTGACGCTTCTGGATAGCCTGGGCCTGGTCCAGCCGGTGGTGGATATCTGCCAGGAACTCCGCGCGCTCCTCCAAAGTCCTGGCCACCGCAGGCACCCGTGTTGCCCCCTGCTCGTAGGAGCGCAGTGAGGGAGGGTCGCGGCCATAGACGACGCAGAACGGCGTGTCGCGCAGGGACGACTGAAAAGTGGTGTTGAAGATATATTCCGCCCATGGGAGCCAGCGCAGCCAGTCGCGGGGTCGGTCTCCCATCAAGCACCGGAGATACATGATGATGACCTTGTTCGTCGACTCGGACTGGCCATCTGATTGGGGATGAAATGTCGTGGTCATTTGTAGCTTGGTGCCTCTCAAGCGCATCAGCTCGCTCCAGAAGTTGGAGGTGAACACCGAGTCCCTGTCAGAGACGATCGACTGGGGAATGCCGTGGAGACGGACGATGTCGGTGAAGAATGCCTGCGCCACAGACTCGGCCATGTACGGGTGCGACAGGGGAATGCAATGTGCATATTTGCTAAAGCGGTCTACCACCGTGAGGATGACGGTCTTGACGCGGACGCGAGGCAGCGCTTCGACGAAATCCATGGCGATGTCCATCCATACCCCTTGCGGCACCGGCAGGGGCAACAGCAAGCCGGCCGGGTGCTGATGGCCGGGCTTGTTGCGTTGGCAGACGACACAGCCACGAATCAGATCCTGCACCACACGTTTCATGTGAGAAAAATGGAAGTCGCGCTGGAGTCGGTGCAGGTGCGCTGCACGCCCTCATggccttcctcgtggacagccacCAAGACCTCGGAGGACCACGGCTCCGAAGATCGTAGCCGCCGTCCGTGTTGCCGACCGGGTTATTTTCCTAGGAACGGTGTTCTTCGTCAACGGGTTATGCCCCCCGTTGCcggcttgagagagagagagataggaaATGGGATAAATCTTTCTTTTTTTTTGAAAGCCCCTAATCACTTTCATTCATTCTAAATCTAGCCAGGACTAATAAATGAAAGTCACCAATCACTTTTATTCCTTCTAAATCAAGCCAGGACTAATAAAGGGAACCCATCAATCACTTCTATTCCTTCCAAATCAAGCCACTAGGCCTGGCTGCCTGCTGGATTGGGCGCTGCCTGCTGGATCAGGCGTTCTGCGCGCTCAGCCGCGCGCCGTAcgtcgcgtgccctgtgacgccgTGTGTACGTATTCCCGTACATCACAAAGAGAGAGGTCGACTGACAGAGTTCATGATTCGCCACGGCGGATGGTGACCGGTGCCCCCTCTTCGCTGCGGATCCTGATATGTCTAGCCAAGAAAAGCGTCGCCGGCGAACTCTCAGCTCACGCACAAACACACACCTCCTAAAAGCATAGGTAGAAAAGAAAACAAGAGAGCAGCAATAACTCAAAAGTGAGTTCACTGATGAGTCGAAATTGGGCCGCAGACCACAACCCCCGGCCCATCGTATTTCAAGGGCAGCCCAGCCCGGAAGTTCGGTTGCGAATGGTCGTTTTCGGGGAGTTCAACATAAAGCATGAGCCTGCCTGCCCATCTACCTGGAGTTCAACATAAAGCGCGGCGGATGCAGACGCCAAGTGCTCGAGCTTGCTACGCAAAGATAAGCACGACCGGCGGCCGATGTCAAGTTTAACACCTGTAAATTGGCAACTTGCGTGCCAAACTAATATCACCGACAGCAGTGGTGAAAGGTCACAAATCTGTCGCAGGTCAGATGGCAGGATGATATATGCCCGTATTTTATAATGTTGCTAGGCATAGTTACATACATGTATACTGCACACAGGCTACATTCTTCGACAGGCTGCAGCCGGTCACAGGGTCGCCTTCAGAAACTGTACAATGAAGTAGATCACGGCCAGGAGAAGGCCGATCTGGTACACGTCTTGGCTGAACCCATCATCCGGCCTCTGAAAGAACTGCAACCCAAAACAACGCTATGCTACGCATGAGTAACAGGCGTAACTTGAAACTAAAAAAGGGAAGGCTCTCACGTACACGTACCTTTGTAGGATCAGCAGAAGGATCCGGATAGGCCTCGAGATTCTGGTCTCCCTTGGTCGTCAGCCCAGACGACGCCGCGCTCTTGGCGGCTTCGATCGCGTCCTTCCCGGACTCCACGGCGGAGTAGACCCTTCGGGACAGCCAGAAGTAGGCCTGGGCAGGGAGGGACGAGGCGGAGAGGTCCCAGGACTCGGCCTGCTCCAGCACCTGCCCGCTTATCTGGTTCAGGACGAACCGTGACTCGACGCGGACGATGACGTCTCCTCCGACGCTCGCGAACAACGGGTTCTTAGGCTTCCCTCTCAACGCCCATCTGATGGTCAGGTTGCTCGTCGACTGCATTGACATTTCCTGGACTGTCTGACGCGATAACAAGAGTCTTTGATTAGATGATGATCGATGTTGTGCTTGTGCAGCAATTAAGTTTGGGTTTCTTTTCTGCAGGATCATTATCTGGAACGAACCAGTCTAATGGTACGGTCAAGGATGAATGTCAATCTGATCGATTCTTACCACTACAGGGTTTTCCAACGCCTTGGTGATCCACAACGGCCTCCTGTACTTCTCACGCCCAACAAATGTCCTGAGTGGGTCCTGGAACAAGGTATGCACAGGCACAGCGAGAGGTAAGCATAAAGCGCATCTGAAAATTGAGACACAGGCAGGAGGAGAGGAGGCATGATTCGCGTTGCAGAGGGACTGATGAGATGAGCAGCGACCAGCAGCACCTTGTACTTGACGGAGACGGCGTAGCAGTTGAATGCGCGGTTGTCCTCGCGGAGCTCCAGGATGTCCCGCGCGACCTGCCTCGCCGTCGACTCCACGTAGGGGCTGCTTATGCACTCGAAGTCGCTGCAGAGCTCCCCGAAGTCCATGCCGTCCACCATCTTATCCGTCTCAGACCTCTCCTCGGGGGGGTTCTTGGAGTCGTCGACGACTGCGTGCACACGGTTCAACCAACGCGTCGTTACAGTTACACCACGCAAGAACGAACGCGCGTCGCGGCACGGGTCACTGGGCTCGCGCGAGAGTCGGGTCTCGGGGGGGACTCACCGTGCAATGGCGCGAGACGGAGGCGGCGTCGAGGAGGAGAATGGGCGCCCGAGACGGGGGCGAAGATGTTCAGCCGGCGGAAGGCGGCGGATGATGAGGAGGGCGACGAAGGGCGGCAGGAGCAGGTGAGTGCGGTGGCGGTGGGGGTCGCCATTGGTGGCCCATGGCCCGGACGGCGTGGCGCGGCGTGAAGACGCGCGGGGATTGGACGCTGCGGATAAGGCCGCGGTGCGCCACTGCCTCTCGTTTGCGCGCTCGACCTTGTCCTGTGGCCTCCGCGCTGCTGCCCCGCGTGGCCTCGCCCAACGCCCTATTCTTTTCGTAGGAAAACACGAGGGAACAAAATTTATTTTTATCTCCGTCAACTATCACAAAGTCGTTTTTGTATCTTTGTGCAAtaaaatcatatatatatatatatatatatatatatatatatatatatatatatatatatatatatatatatatatatatatatatatatatatatatatatatatatatagcttctTTCTCATCCCCTAAAATCGGAGAGATGAACTTTTGACTATTTTTCTTGATGGTTTCTTTTAGATTTATTTCAGCTAAATCTTTACAAAATCATagcataaaaataaataaaaaactatttttattgaACTACATGCTAAGATCTATATAGTGAACGAGTGATATGATATGTTTTAGTACAAAATTTTATCATGGACTAATTATTGGGATGTAATTAATCTATACCTATAGTTTCTTTGGCCTAATTATGATGAAATTTTTATGGTGGCTGTACTTTTAGTTCGGTTCCATCGTATTTAAAAGCCGGTTGAAAGCATGGATCCGCCAGACCATCCACAACCTAGACGCGTACATCTCAAACATCATACATTTCTTCAGTCTCGTCTTCAGTTCGTCAGAGCTCGACAGAGCGTCGAGGCCTAGGCCTTTGGAACTTGGAAGTCTGACGTCTGACCCAGGTCCATATAGCCATTTAATAACTCAGCAAAATGCACGAAGCCCGCATGGATTTCTTGCAGTGAAGAATGTACAGTGTAGGATAAACTACAGACTACTTTTCTACGAAGAAAAAAAAACAGAGAAACATCACTCTTGGATGAAATCATATacagtgtgaggatatagcagtgtGCTGTCCTCCTTGTAGTGGAGGAGGTAGTAGCATTTGATGCAGAAGTAGCAGGGGTTGTTCAGAGCCCACTTATCGTCGACCGTTACCTTCGTCGCAAGATAGATCTGGCACACCGAGCACTTCTGCAAGCGCCTCTGCAGCTGGAACGTCTGGAGAGGGTACTCCGCTTGGTTCTGTGTGTCATCTGGGTGAATCAACCTCATGTCCCTTATCACGATCGTGTGCTTGCAGTTCCCCTGAAAACGTGCAGCAGGGTATCAGAAAACATGGTTGAATGATCTGATAACTCTGTTTTGCTGTTGGCACGGTAAGGCTGCGCCATGAATAATGCAGTGCAGCTGAAGCTAGTAATGAGCAAACATCAATAATCATCCGCATTGCAGTTCAGATAATGAATGTTAGATTCCATCAAAAGCATAGCATAAGAAAGCAACGTATGCTCCCATTTTACACCTTTTTATCTTTTTATTGAAGGAAAGAACCAAGCCTGTCTGGTTAGCACAATGTGACATAAAGCAACCCTGCCCAATGTTTTTGTATCTCATATTACGACCGACAAACATTCAACTTCAACATAAGATATGACACCCAAATGAATTCTAATATAAAAGATATGAAAAAACGAAGGAAATCAAATCCACGCACAAACTTTTCACCAAGGAAAATGGAACTATCTGAAACAGTAAGGCGAAAGAGAAGACAGGAACCTGGTGGCAGTAGAGGTACCCAGCACCGGGCCGGAAGTGCAGGTCAGAGATACGAGTCGTTTGCATCTTTTCAGATTTAAATTCAGGCACGTTAGAAATACTCAGACCGCGCAGCAAGTCCTTTTGTCGCTTCTTCAGAACACCAGATGTTATGGCATCCCACTTCTCTGTTACCTCATCACTGGAATTCTCAAGCCAATCCAGTATAGGCTTACTGTAATCAGTGGCAGAACGATGTCTCGTATCATTGTAGAACGTGTCCTGAGATAGAAAGTGGAGATTTTAAAATTATCCACAGTTCTTCAAGAGCAATTATCCATGAATGTTTTCAATTATCAAAAAAAAGGAGGAAAAGCATACCTCAATAAGAAAATACCCAGAATGATCGTGTTGCCCAGCCACCTTCATCACCTTATCAGTCAAACAATAAATGTTGTCCCTCAGATCAGTAAGGAATTGGCTTcccagcaaaagaagttcctgggACTGCAAGGCATGGTAGCAACCATAAAATTAAGGCCTTCACATTAACAACAAGTATTTGCAACTATTGGACTGTGTAGTATTGAACTATTGATATATTGCATAGAGAAGAGTTACAATATATAGACTCACAGgagaccctaaccctaatgggccggcagcccaacagtggtgtcAGCCCACACACACACATAGTCTAACAGTAACTGAAGGATAAGGTTTACCTTAACAGAGGCATATGTCTTCTGATAAATTTCAACACAGAGAATTACTTCTGGACGGACCACAGGTCTGTGCTCATCAGATCTTAAAGCTTTGTTCTGGGAACAAAATAGATTGTAAGACAAAAACTCCAAAGACAGGAACTTGTGTAAATGGGTGCCACAGTTGAACTCAGATGGTTCAGACCTTCCAAGGTGCACCGATTAGATTAAGAGATCTCGCCATTTCAATTTTCTCACATGATGACTTTGAACCTTTGGGCTTCACAGAATTGCCACTGAACCAAACAATTATATTTATTTAAAATTGTGGCAAGAAAGAGATGGACTGAAATAAATTGATGCTGTCAAGTGCATAAGGATAAAAACAGGCAAAAGTCCATTTCTCCAGTTTGCTCTCGCATACAGTATCAAACAAATCTGTTCTAGAATCTTATTGCTAACTCATCATGGGTTGCATATTAGCATTCCAGATTTTATGAATAACGAAAAAACAATAAATAAGTATGTATACTAGAATCATAATATATGATTGTTAACAATATGCAGCAAACGATTTTAACTGCCTCACCTGAAAGAATGCAGCCTTGCTGCAAATTTGTCTTCGTCTTGCTTGGCCTTGATTTGTACCCACTTATCTGCTTTAGTAAGATAGCTTCCCTGATAATGATCATGgaaataataaaaatatataattaTGCAAATCATAAAAACATTATATACAGAGTTGGCATACGTACTTCAATGTTAAATGACAGAAATTGCAGGTTCCTCTTACATACAAGAATATAAAGGATAAAGATACTAATACAAAAATAGACCTAATCCTCAACAAAAGCATACCTCGCAATGTAACTTGTGAATACTTCATCTATTACAGTAACAACAAACTATAACATTTACATCTACCGTGGACTTGTGATTTC of Zea mays cultivar B73 chromosome 8, Zm-B73-REFERENCE-NAM-5.0, whole genome shotgun sequence contains these proteins:
- the LOC103637497 gene encoding E3 ubiquitin-protein ligase CCNB1IP1 homolog, coding for MEVLEGERCAAPASSPEPTRTPPSSVSSPFLREDISLVGTSWPSSLVLALAPTSPHSAPPPVPTSSRHMPAQLHLALALSFSDPDATVARPISLSPGGNLAGQHELAFFSGSGSGSGPTPLHASPRARVIEGSLVLIHTRFAEKMAKRCQLLEQENENLNRDKHELQEKFAEKSRQKRKLDEMYDQLRNEYESVKCSALQPANNYLARPQPDLFAGMPNVMDGGDHLRQGSVDLPKTPGQRDEGWGPPPRQRHCTSGPFDLSTGSLAHAVAPPVDIRPRQQTRSVFRATLNNPSSTLRNLIISPVKCPRRPVIANTYSRNDLPFTHAYSNY
- the LOC100216557 gene encoding Thioredoxin F-type chloroplastic, whose amino-acid sequence is MATPTATALTCSCRPSSPSSSSAAFRRLNIFAPVSGAHSPPRRRLRLAPLHVVDDSKNPPEERSETDKMVDGMDFGELCSDFECISSPYVESTARQVARDILELREDNRAFNCYAVSVKYKDPLRTFVGREKYRRPLWITKALENPVVTVQEMSMQSTSNLTIRWALRGKPKNPLFASVGGDVIVRVESRFVLNQISGQVLEQAESWDLSASSLPAQAYFWLSRRVYSAVESGKDAIEAAKSAASSGLTTKGDQNLEAYPDPSADPTKFFQRPDDGFSQDVYQIGLLLAVIYFIVQFLKATL
- the LOC100275588 gene encoding uncharacterized protein LOC100275588; the encoded protein is MTGDGEGVESSAAGERQGVPFALGGPLFVPFMVGPITTIPEFMSSALHELQALEDELGDTRDEFSNELCVDELKVLSEEELVERALQEAMEDSDSGTQPQPEDQTLDGGMSANPTPTIQAPTLSPLAERESSGLQDMADVLNEPQSSNGKPRGKEANSRCRKGETGTFTLDSPVVGESHGSAIDMSIVPFEPEGSEGNGTMPSNPSAENGASESPVDGMSIVPHDPEGINGQTTCRKGKKRGRHFDREVRAEILQGSYLTKADKWVQIKAKQDEDKFAARLHSFSGNSVKPKGSKSSCEKIEMARSLNLIGAPWKNKALRSDEHRPVVRPEVILCVEIYQKTYASVKSQELLLLGSQFLTDLRDNIYCLTDKVMKVAGQHDHSGYFLIEDTFYNDTRHRSATDYSKPILDWLENSSDEVTEKWDAITSGVLKKRQKDLLRGLSISNVPEFKSEKMQTTRISDLHFRPGAGYLYCHQGNCKHTIVIRDMRLIHPDDTQNQAEYPLQTFQLQRRLQKCSVCQIYLATKVTVDDKWALNNPCYFCIKCYYLLHYKEDSTLLYPHTVYDFIQE
- the LOC100275588 gene encoding uncharacterized protein isoform X1: MTGDGEGVESSAAGERQGVPFALGGPLFVPFMVGPITTIPEFMSSALHELQALEDELGDTRDEFSNELCVDELKVLSEEELVERALQEAMEDSDSGTQPQPEDQTLDGGMSANPTPTIQAPTLSPLAERESSGLQDMADVLNEPQSSNGKPRGKEANSRCRKGETGTFTLDSPVVGESHGSAIDMSIVPFEPEEGINGQTTCRKGKKRGRHFDREVRAEILQGSYLTKADKWVQIKAKQDEDKFAARLHSFSGNSVKPKGSKSSCEKIEMARSLNLIGAPWKNKALRSDEHRPVVRPEVILCVEIYQKTYASVKSQELLLLGSQFLTDLRDNIYCLTDKVMKVAGQHDHSGYFLIEDTFYNDTRHRSATDYSKPILDWLENSSDEVTEKWDAITSGVLKKRQKDLLRGLSISNVPEFKSEKMQTTRISDLHFRPGAGYLYCHQGNCKHTIVIRDMRLIHPDDTQNQAEYPLQTFQLQRRLQKCSVCQIYLATKVTVDDKWALNNPCYFCIKCYYLLHYKEDSTLLYPHTVYDFIQE